The nucleotide sequence CAACGAATTTTGAAAGTCTCAAAGTGATagacaaatataaaaatatgtttaaataaaaaatatgacaaGAAAATGAGTAAATAATTCCTTAAAACAAAATCAGATGATATGCAGCATATTTTACTCAAATAATTAGCTGAATCGCTAATCTCGTGACACCTATCGATAATTTCTTCAGAAAATTCTGATCTCTAACagattatattttatttacattattggctgttttaattcattaattaGGAACTATTTAATTTAGTTACATTCCAAATAAATGGCAGAGACACCAGAATCCCAGGCAGCGCTGAGCACTTCCTCCTCCACACCTGCAGATAAGGATGGTTCCAAAAGTGAGAATCAAAGTtaactttatatattttgcattCGTTTTATCACAAAGACTTGCTTCATTATCAGTTTGTATCCTTCTGAACGCCACTGGCAATGTGCCCATCATCAAAAAGCGAACCTGGACCGTAGATCCCAACAAGACAGTCGGCTGGATACAGACGTTCATCCACAAGTTTCTGAAACTCGATGCCAGCGAGCAAATTGCACGTAACAAATGAAGTTCCAGAGAACCCTATCTTATGTGTCATCTTAATTTTTAGTTCCTGTACGTTAATCAGACATTTGCACCTGCCCCGGATCAGATAATCAAGAACTTGTACGAGTGCCATGGAACCAATGGGAAACTGGTGCTCTACTACTGCAAGAATCAGGCGTGGGGCTAAATCGATACGCACATGACTTTGCTAAGTCTTAAGTATTTATTCGACTACTgtgtaatttttatattattaaatgtgAATAAGATGATGTTGCGAAGTCGATTTCACACTTTATTTCCCACAAAACGGGATCCTAACAATGGTATTTAAAGAATATTACAAGGGTTCTAGTCTCCGCGCAGAGCCTCCAGCTCGTCAGCAGCCTCTTTCGAAATCCTGTGGTACTTGGCCACCGATGGTCGGTAGTAGTAGGCCTGGTAATCATTGCGCTCCGACATCTTGCGACGTACTTCGTCCTCAAGGAGTCTGAAAGGAAATATATTGTTTTACAATGGGATATAACTGGGTTGTTTCCGTCGCATTACCGAATCTGGGCTTTTTCGTTCTCCTCGTAGAGATAGTGCAGGGATTTCTCGTAGTTTTGCTGATCCGAGTTCAAAATGTAGCGGGAAATAAAGCGCGAGATGGGGTGCTAGATAATAAAGAGATATCTCGGAATTACAATCTTAGTATCGATTGGTTGCCTTTCCGAGCCCATCATACCTTCTCGTACTCCCAGTGCTTGGGCTCATAGCCCTCGGGAATCTCGGCGAGCTGCGCGGGTCCCACAAAGATGTTCGCGTAGAGAACCAATGCGGTGACTGGGATGACGCCGAGCATTACGTAAAAGTGCAACAGATCCTTGAACTTGTCCCACTGGAAGCGGGATGGCTTGATGATCATTTGGTGGTGTCCATGATCGCCTCCCATTCTGCGCAGCTGTTGGTGCAGGGCTAGAAATCCAGAATATATGGTTGCGTAATGTGAAGTGTGTTTACGGCGGATATTTTCAAGAAATGCTCACCATTCCGGCACGCGGGCTCTTGCAGGACAGCCCGGTAGCTGGCGAACTTCGCCGCCGGCGACAGCAAACGGCTCCAACCGACCATTTTCTAGTAGTTTTGCGTAAATCTCACGATATTTTGGAACTGGTCGTGTCAAAGTTGCGAGCAGCACGGCAAACGGTCACACTTTTTGCAGACCGTTTTTCTGTTTTGATATATCGATAACAGCAGAGATGGCAGAGTGAGTTGATTATTGCTGCTCAAGcactaaaaatgtttaaaaaaaataaataaattgtttaggTTAAGAAGATGTGGCGAACAATAGATTAAAATAATTCACAACGGCTATTACGAtctaaatttttatataaaatccaTTTTGTAATTCGTGGGAAGAGAATTATAAGCTTATTATTAGACATTGTCAATATACACAGACTTGAATTCAGTCACTATATAAATAGTTCTTAGCGATATTTCGTGCATGCTGCTCCGTGACACGAACAAGTTTTTCTGGTGTTCGTTAGATTTGTGCTTTTTTGCACCACTAATGGGCTCGCCAAACCAAAGTTTGCCATCACTAACCATCGACAAAAACAACGTCGTCTGGCAGTATAAAATTAACGAAGATTTTTTCCCGTACTGATAAAAGGTACTTTCCTAGCTAAATCTGACTCACAAACAGAGTAAAAACTTAACTGAAATGAGAAACGAAAGCGTGATTAAGACAAATTCATCATTCGTATAAAATGTGATGATTTCTTGTGACTTATAGAAATTCGTAACTTAGTATaacaaaaaagtaaatatcatttaaaaAGGCTAGACACAAATGCGCAGTTTACTTGCAATTAATCGGTTGTTGTTGCACAGAAATTGCGTTTTTCGACAAGAAACTTGTGAAATTTTTACTCAACttctgcgtgtgtgtatgtgcaaACAGTGGAGGGACAAAGGAGCCTACTCCCATTTACAGTGGCGGCCTAAAGGATTTGTCACCTTTTGAAACAGTGGTGTCAAAAAGGATGTGTACTAATCTCAGTTTACGcttgaaaattattaatttatttcccATTTACAATCCAATCacgtatttaaaataaagtcaTACAAGCTGTATGTACAGTGCACCCTCCCTAGTTAGGAcgctcaaaaaaaaagaacttcCGTTCTTTTATATACTCAAGTTATCACAAGAAATTATCGCGACAATATATAACCATTTTTGGCAGAAACGAAGGAAGCAAACTACGTTTCACTTAAAATTGTGCCTTTCTATGTGCTTTTGTGAAGCTTTTTGTCGAAATTGCGATAAGCAGCCTCTGTGTTTTTGTGTTATCTCTTCGAAAAACAATTCACTTGTCTTGAGACCGCAGTCATGGCCACTTTAAATGTCCCCactgtatgtatgcatgtttGAACATTAGAAATGGAGGCGGTGGGCGTCTTTCAGGGCCAACTTAGCACTAAGACTTCGAGCAAAATCATTGATGTAAATGAATGTGAATCAGCCGTGCCATACAACCTGTACTATATCCAATACCAAGAAATAACCATCGAACAAGCAACCCAAACAGCCAAGAAAACTACATAGCTTGCTAATGACGTCATCGATAGAGTACTGGCAACTGCTGCTTTTGGCTAATTTATTCTCACATTTCAGCCGCATACATTCTACATGCCAATAATCGAGCCCAACGACTGACTGAGCCACGTCCTGCGTCACCGCGAGTAATCCAATCACATCGAACGGATAGCACCTGAATCCGCATCCACTCCCATCTCCACCGCCATGGACGCCCATTCGCGTTTCGCGCCGAGATTACCAGGTAAGTCCGCCGGCCGAACGGCCAAGTCATGCTTTTCGATTCGAATATATATCTAGTTTTGATCTTTGGTTCTGTAACTGCTTAGCATTGCCATTGTCCAGTGATTTGCCTTATTTGAGCGTTCAGAAATAGTTCCCAAAATAAAGAACTTCGTTAATACTAACTACCTAATCTAATGAAAGACGTAATTGTAAAAGAATTATCTGTTTGATTGCCTAAATATAAAGTAACTAATTGTGGGTACACCATATGGAAACCCATTTTCCCATCATTCTCTTTTAACTTTGAGCCCACCATGAAGATTATAAAAACGGGCCTAAAAATATGAGGCCAGGTTTTCTACAATACCTCACCTCCAATCTGTGTTTCAAGTTTTGGGAGTCATTTCTTTGCGCTGCTTTATTTCGTTGTTTTCATTGCCGTATCGTAGTTTCTTTGAGGGGGGAAGTGCCCTCGTTTGAGAACTAACAGTTAAAGCCAGTAATTACGACTAATTTTGTGCCCCGCCCCGCCCCGCCTTGACTAACCCCCAACCGCCGCCCCCTAACCAAGTTCTTTGTTTTTGGTATCAAGTTGCGCTACTAACCCCATTTCAAACTGCATTATCCAGCCTATGTGGGCAGCTTACCGTCTCCTCCTGTACATACATAACTTGCATTTTAAAACTATCCAATGtggtttgtttgcttggtTTGTTGTGGATCCTATTTGTTAACTACTTTTCGCTAGCTGTGTTGTTGCCAATGTTTGGTTACCCGATGTGTTTTGTGATCGTATGTGTTTGCCCTAGCCCTTATAGCCTTACTTCATAGTCTATAGTCTAATCGCCCTAGCTTAGAGTTTCCTAATCGtctctgttctgttctgttcagTAATCGTCTGCCAATTATATCGAAACCGTAAGACTGTTGATTATACAATCAGATGCCAATGTACttaacaaatgaaatttctctGATTCATGTCTATTCACTTACTCAAACTCAATCCGAACTAAACTTGTTGCCTCAGGCCGTCAAAATACTTAACTGAAAGCATTACTTGTAAGATTACGTTTTTGGAATACAAGTCCGCGCCAGGGAAACCTACGAGATTTATAAATGCCTTCCTCTCGCACCCCAAGGTCCCGCCATCAATCCGATCGTCGATAACTCGGATGAGCCCCAACCCAGTCTCTCCGATCTGCACGACTTCGAGCCGAAGCTAGAGTTTGATGATACCGAGCTGCTGGCCCCATCTCCGCTTGAAAgtaaattgaatatttaaagaatCTACAAAATCATAGTCAAACTAATTCTTCGATTTTTCCCAGAAGATGTTATGGTCGGTGATTTCGTTCTGGCCGAAGGTAAGTGGCGGAATCTACTTCTCCTGGCCAATGAATAACGTTTCGCATTACGCCTAGATCCAGAACTTGAGCCCGAGGAAGATGTAAATCCGCTGGAGGACGACTTCGAGGACCAACTCAGGGAGCAGTCTGAAAACTTTCAGACTCCCAGAAACAAATGCGATTTCCTGGGAACCGATAAGCAGGGTCGCCACATCTTTGGCATTTATGCATCCCGCTTTCCCGAAAAATCCCAACTGGAAGGATTTGTGCGGTAGGATTCATATTCGAGTACATTTTTTGTTCAATCATTAATCTATTTCCATTTGTCTATCAGGGAAATCATCAAGGAGATCGAACCTTTTGTGGAGAACGACTACATTTTGGTTTACTTCCATCAAGGCCTCAAGGAGGACAACAAACCATCCGCACAGTTCCTGTGGAATTCGTACAAGGAGCTCGATCGCAACTTCCGCAAGAATCTGAAGACGTTGTATGTGGTTCATCCGACGTGGTTCATACGGGTCATTTGGAACTTCTTTAGCCCGTTCATTAGCGACAAGTTCCGCAAGAAGCTAGTCTACATCTCCAGCTTGGACGAGTTGCGCCAGGCGCTCGGCCTGAACAAGCTGAAGTTGCCGGACAACATCTGCGACCTGGACGACAAACTGAACCCCAGCCGGAAGCCATCGACACCGCCGCCCAGCAGCAATATAAATGCATcccggcagcagcagcacaaaatGGCGACGACGCATCAATTTGGTGTGCCCCTGAAATTCATTGTGATGAACAGTCCGTGCTTAAACTCCATTCCGCCAATTGTGCGCAAGTGCGTGGACTCGCTGTCCATAACGGGCGTGATCGATACGGAGGGCATATTCCGTCGATCGGGCAATCACTCGGAGATCATGGCGCTCAAGGAGCGCGTCAACCGCGGCGAGGATGTGGATCTGAAGAGCGTTAATGTCCACGTGATAGCCGGCCTGCTGAAGAGTTTCCTGCGCGATCTCGCCGAGCCGCTGCTCACCTTCGAGCTGTACGAGGATGTGACCGGTTTTCTAGACTGGCCCAAGGAAGAGCGTTCGAGGAACGTGACGCAACTGATACGCGAAAAACTGCCAGAGGAGAACTATGAACTGTTCAAGTACATTGTTGAGTTCCTGGTCAGGGTGATGGACTGCGAGGATCTGAACAAGATGACCTCCTCCAACCTGGCCATCGTGTTCGGTCCGAATTTCCTGTGGTCGCGCAGCACCAGTACCTCCCTGGAGGAGATCGCTCCCATCAATGCTTTCGTCGACTTTGTGCTGCAGAATCACAAGGACATCTACTTGATCGACGTCAATCAGCGCACAGTGTCCGTGGACTAACAACTGGCCCGGCCACCAACAAGTCCGTAATTGtaaattgtttgattttaatgttAGTCCTAAGTGAACCAATGGTTAGCTAAAGAGAGAGCACACAAAAACGCAACAGAAACTAGAGAACAGAAGGCAATGTCGTGTATAAAGTGTACTGTAATCCTAAGTTGAATTTTAaactgtgtgtatgtgtgtggaaCTGCTTGTAGCCCCAACTCCACGCCAACTGTCCAACCCCCCCGAAAATCACAATTATTTACCCCCAACAAGCGCTTAATACGATTGATTTACCAAAGAAATTTGCTCGTGTTCGCTATGCGACGAACAGGAGAGAAATTTGATATGAgatgttattattatatactacGTATTAATTCAACGCACATTCCCCCATAACCGAAAACGAATCTTGGTTGCGTTGCTGAAGGCACATGCCGAGCACAAGTGGAGTTGTGGCGAACTCAAAAATCGTACTGTGTAGTCTTGAATTTCCTTATAGTCatacaaacaatttttataaaataacggtattgttaaaaataaagcaaGTGTTAAAACAACTTGGATTCTTATTAAAAATtagataattattttaaattatttaaatactcAAGACACATTTTGAGGACCAAACTTGCGCAAGATCGCAAGCGATTTTTATTGATATCGAAACAAATCGGTCCAGTAtggaatattaaatttatcattAAGGGTCACAAGGAGTCGGCTTAAATGTTGATGTTCTTCAATTTGCGATTCAGATCGTTGAACTTAAGAATTTTACGCACAAAGAAGTCGCCATACCGATGTGAAACCTTGGTGTCGGCTATGTGGATCATGTCGTCGTCGATGTAGAAGTCCAACTAGAATATTaatgtatattattatatttgccATCAGAATTTGTCTATATTAATCTCACCTCGGAGCCAGACTTGAATGTGCCTTCCAGGCCGCTGGGTCCCTTGCTCCACACTAGGTTGCGCATTTTGTGCTTGAAGCAAAGCAGGCGAATCAGCAGCTTCGACACGTCATCCTCGCTGGCGTTGGGATCGATGAAAGATGCCAGTTTGGTCAGCGGCAGGGTGGTGTACAGCTTTAGATACGAGCGCGTTGTGGGCAGATCCTTCTGTTGGCGCACCTCATCCATGAAAACCTGCAACTGGTGTTCCATGGGGTCCTTGACGTAGTCGTCCATGGGTGCGTCTACAGCTGGCGGGCAGGGGCTCACGAAACGTGGGCAGGCGAAGACAAAGAAGGACTTGAAGACCTCCAGATCACCGCACTGCATCTTAAACATGGCGTCGTGGTAGTTCTTTTCCCTGAGCACCTGCTGGATGGACTCGTCGATGCACTGGGGATGGAGTACCAGGCAGATGGCCAAAAGATGGTACATCTGCTCGGCCTGCTTGTTGATTTGATCGTTTTGGTATGAACGCGTGCTGTACAGCTGCTTGGTACGCTGAATGTACAGGAGGATATCAGAAAAGGTGCGGATGGCATCAGCGTAGCGGCGCATCATCATGTAGGCGAAGCCCACGTAGTACGACGTCGAGATTTGGCAGGCGGGGATGTGCGAATAGGCGGACTTCTTGTGGATCTCAATGGGCTCCAGCACCTTGATGGCCTGGTAGTAGTCACCCAGCAGCGAATGAACGCGCAGCAGTCCGACAAGGGAGAAGTATCCCAGCATCTTGTAGAAGGACAGTTTGCCGAAGTCACCGGCCACGGTTTGGGGATCAACACCTTGAGAGATGGCCTCCAGCTGCTTCTTGATGTTCGAGATGTCCACAAGGGAATGCAGAACGTTGAGGATGCAGAGAATGCTCCACTCGTTGCTGTGGTTCACGCACAGCTGCTGGATCTCATCCTGCGATTTCTCCGTAAGGCGGGCGCTGCAAAAATGGAAGGTTAATCGAGTTCCACAGGCTGCGGAAACAGCTACATACCGATACTGCGCGAAGTTCTGGAACTGATACACGAACTCATCCACCAACTCCCACAGCCAGATGTCGGGCAGCTCCAGCATCACTGGGTTCTGGGCCGAGATGATCAGGTTGAAGAAGTCGCAGTAGTTGAAGAACGAGTTGATCCTCTGCTCCAACTTGGGACCACCGGGGATGCGGGCGTGGATGTGGCGATAGTACAACTCCTTGTATAAGATCAGGAAGACCTTGTCGTTGTCTACAATAGCAGccacctcctgctcctcgGGCCAAGCAGTCTTGTCGAAGTGGTGGTCGCTGATCTGCGGGAACGTGTTCTCGTACATGTTTTGGATGTCGTACAAGTTGCCCTCTTTGATCGCCTGGCAGAAGTTTATGAGGAAGTACTTGACGTTGTCCGGCATCCGGGCGGCGTAGTAGTTCCTCTCGTACTCCATGTCCAGTTGCGGGTCTCCGGTATGAGCGTAGTCATCGTAGTAATCCTGTAATATGTAAAAAACCCAATGACTTTTTGGAAGCAGAATTGCAGGAAATACTGATCTACGACTCTCTGCATAAATGAGCTATTAAATAGAGTTAATCGCTTAAAGTGGATCgattttataaattaacaGCTTGCCTAGACTATTGAAGACTTTCGACTTTGTAAATAGGAATTCGAGAGACTATGCTACAACTGTTCCGAGTTTAATCCCGACCATTTAGCTAAGCGAGCTGTAGCTAACAAAACGAGCGCATTCCTACGATTACGAAGTGGATGAACCTTAGAGGGGTACTTCTTTCCACGGCATCTCTAAGGAGTAAGCTAGAATATATTCATGTGTTCTTTAAAGGTGTGTACACACCATCTAAAATTGCACgcaaatcaaaaatgtagAAGGTATTATGACTTATTAATAATGTACACCGATACCAATAATATACCACATGGCGCCGGGGTGTCCCCCGGACTACAGGATTCGTTTCCAAATAGCAAAGGAACGTGTCAAAGGAGTGGCCCACGGATTATCAGTGCTTAATGACCTATGATGATCTAAACACCAACTATGCCAAGTCGTAAAACGGCTTTAAAATCATCCCAGTGAGTTTTGTATTTGTGCGAGGGCAACAAAAGATGGGTTATGTTGTCGGCGGAGTCCGGGGATTGGTTTCCCGAGAATGAATCATTCCTCGCTGGCTGCACTCACCGAGTTGGTTGCGTATTCGTCTCCACCGTACATTGTCGCTGTTTTATCCTCTCCGGGTTAcacacaaaacgaaaaaaccgATCAAATGCTTAGGAAATTGACAACACGCCAACAAATTTTTGGCGAAAAGAGGGATAAACAGTGTGACCAACTATCGATAATGATACTACTACGACTATCGATGTTTTACGCCCCTATCGATTTGGTAttcgaaataattttttgtaaaatatgtattttatttcaaatttctggATAGATAAGAAAACtagatttttaaaaaatattttagaggGGATTTGACTTATTTGCCATTACATTTGTATACTTTGCTTATATCATTCATTTTGCAATGATATTACATGGCTTTAAAACTATGCAAAAAAATTTCTATCACgaattaatataaatgttaaCGGAAAGCTATTATTAGTGaccaaatttaatttcatagtagcagttgaaataatttgtaaatacTTCATATACTTAATCACACGATAGCTTAGCTCACGCGACAAGCACCCAGTTGGTGACTCCCTCGGTATCTTGCCACGTTTGAGTCACGGTCACACTGGCAGCGAGACATTCTGTTCGTGTGTCATCCGCGTTGCgataattattttcttaattcAAACGAAACTCTTCCGAAGTGGGCGTGATCTGCTGGAGCCGTACACCCAGTGGATAAATTACATAAATTCAAAATCGATTTAAAGCGGAGCGTAAAGTGCAGTCCAACGTTTTTAACACCGCGGACGCGTTGCCACAAATCATCAGCTTTTCACGGTGGTTTTTCCAGCGGAAAAGTGCATTTTGGTGTTAAACTTCTTCGGAAATCGAATATAGATGTGTTTATAAATCTACCAAGCGATAGTGTTTAATTAACAGCCTCCAAGATGAGGCCGCCCAGGAGCAATACGAAAGCAGCATTTTCCTCGCTTCAGTTTGGATTGTTATGCCTCCTATTGCTGGTCAATAATGGCATTAAATCGGTGCAAGCAGGTAAAAACCAGTGATACCCATTGACTAACCCAGGAATTCAGATCCTTTCGGCTCGATTTTCCCAGCAATATGTGACATAAAACGTCGATTGTTTGTAAGCCAACTTTTTGGGCGTGTTCCCCAAAGCTGAAGACTCGCTCTTCCATTTTCCTTTGGCCCGTTGTTCGCTTTTTAACTCGCTCTTAGCGATCGCGAGAGTTTTGGTGAGAACGGGAGAGCGATCAAACGGTTGCTTACGAATAGCggtggcaaaacaaaaatgccgCTTAACAACGCCCGTTTTTACTCGTTCGTTTTGAGCAAAGGCATTGGGGTTTTAGATTCTTGATTTCCGGACTTTTATGAAGCTTCCCGGGGGAGCAATTCGAAAATTTTGCCGGTTGCATCCCCAGTTGTGCTTGCCTTCTTTTCCGGCTTTTCAAATGCGCATGCGGCAAATAAGAAGCATCTGCTGATTGATGATGCTGTGTGAAACAGGTGATTTTATCATTATCCTTCCATATGTCAACAGACTTAAGCGCTTTTCCCCACAAATTTCCACATAtcttgaaaaataaacaatctATCGATGatatgcaaacatttttatgactaaaaataaacaatgccGCGCAATTAATTTGCCTTGAAGCGTCGAAAGCAGACAGCCGACATATATCCTCCCAGACTTTGGTCGATTTCCATAATTTATTTCGGTTCTTATTGCCTCGAAAATAGCATCATTCGCACTTCGAGTTTCCCCCAGATGGACGGAAATGGCCTTTCAGACCTCGTcatatttgtttcatttagAACATTAGCCAAATTCTATGTATTTCGTTTTCTTTCTAATCACCATTGGGCAATTATGTAGCAAAAAGTAGTTCAAACtggctatatatgtatgtacatatgttccTGTGTTATTTACCAGAAGATTGTCATGCGTGTTTCCTCGGTTTCCTTTCGAGCTTATCAGGTTGATTTGTACCACTCCACCCAAGACTCAAAGTCAGCTTAAAGTGCCCACGAACTCCGAATGACCTCGCAAGGGTTGTTTTCCCCCACTCCGCTAAGAAAATGCCAGTGTGCTGTTTGCCTAGGAGGAGCTACTGCTGCACCCATTGTAAACAATTTCTTGGGGGTTGCGGCAGACAGGGGCAACTGTCTGGATTTCCGACACGACCTGGCCCCCACATCCGCATGCTTTTGTCACGGATCCTAGGGGCTAAAAGACTCTCGTCAACGGAAAATATTATGGTGCAAATATGAGACAAGAATCTGCCTCTTAAAACAGTGGAACCATCTTAATAAGAAATATTTCTAACTAGTACCTAGTACTCTTAATACATGTTTAAGAGTAAAATATTCTAAATAAAGCAACTAATTACATCAGTTTATGTCCAATTTAATGCTGATTGTCTTAATTCATAGGAATTTTCCTTGGACTTCATGTGAAATTTAAAGATTCAATTGTATAGATTCTATTTATATGATATTTATTCATTACAAGCAAATTCAATATATCTTGTACGACTTAAATTACCCGGAAAACAGAGAACTAAGAACtcttaaaataaatagcaaaTATTTACTCCTCAGTCAATTTGTTTACTTCTTGCTGCCTTATAGATGTGGCTTTCTTTATGGGCCCATAAAAAGGAGGCCAATGATTATGTCCCGGCTGGAGTACTTCAGCTTATTGGCCGCCATCCAAACAGATTCTTCATATCTCAATTTTAATTGCGTCCGTGACAGTTTGCGTTTCATTTTTTCGCCCAACAATGTACACTCGTACATATATGGGTCATGGAATTCCGGATATTTATAAATCGATATTGCACTCTTTCAGACGCCTTCACGGACTATTTCTCCGACTACGATTGCAACCAGCCGCTGATGGAAAGAGCCGTCCTCACGGCCACATCATCCTTGACGGAAAGAGGACCCGACAAAGCACGACTAAACGGTGAGtaatattgattttttgttGAAAGTTATTCGTTCGAAAGTTTAGTTGCCTTTCAGTTGTTTTATTAGCAATTATTATTTCGAAATGCTGCGCCAAAAATTCATAGgataatatgtttttattttaatagaaCCTTTTTAAGTacacatttttatatatatacaggtTATTAGATTGCTTTTTTTAAATGCTACATATAGctatcccatttttttttttaaattaaagatagtcattatttcttaattttttaaaatgaaaatgggtaCACCCCGCATTTGGTGGAGCAGTATATTTGCAGTATATTTATAAGGCGTAATCGCTGGGGGATTTTTACCCTCTCCAGTTCTGGCCATACTGCATCACAATAGCGAATTAAAAACAACATTGCAAAGCGAAAACGCCCTGAAAACAATGATTATAAAAGCAATTAGATAGTTACAAAACGCATTGAAATGAGCAAACACATCTGCACCCGCTGGGCCTTTGACCTGGGCAGCTGGAGGCCCACACTACCTCAACTGAGCCAGGCGGTGGCCTCAATTCAACCGGAGGAACGAGCTCGGCTTATGAAGTTCCACTTTATCGATGACTTTCTGTCCTCGCTAATTGGTCGTCTTTTCATGCGAAAATATGTGAGCACGTGCAGCGGATTGCCGTCGGCCGAAGTGAAGTTCGCCCGGGATGTGAGGGGTAAACCTTACTGGGTGAAAGGGGAGGACTACGATGGGCCACCTCTCAGCTTCAATGTCTCCCATCAGGGAAGCCTGGTACTTCTAGCGGGCATTGCAGGAGAGAGCAGTGATCCCGACTTTGGAATCGGCACAGATGTCATGAAGATCGAGTACAATGGTGGCAAGCCTCTGTCGGAATTCTTTGGCCTGATGAAGAGCAAATTTTCGGCGGAGGAATGGAGTTATATTGGAAGACCGCATCATGATGAACGGGAGCAGGTGAAGGCCTTTATGCGTCACTGGTGTCTCAAGGAGGCGTACGTCAAGGAGCTGGGTGTTGGCATCACTGTAGATCTGCAAAAGATCAGCTTCTCAGTGGACACTACTCGCAGTTTGGAGACAGATGTTTCCCCTCTGATCGGTACTAGTCTGCGTTGCCACGACCAACCCATGGACAATTGGCATTTCGAGGAGCATTTACTGCAGGAGGACTACTGTGCGGCCATTGCATTCCGGAATTGCTTGCCACAGGAGCGTGGAAAGTTCAAGTTTCTGCAAGTTGAGGAACTTCTCGTGAAGAGTGAAGATTCGGAACTTGAGGAAGTGATCAGCTACTGCCAAAAGGCTCTTCTTAAGCCCTACAAGCGATCATGATGTATAGGAACTATAAGGAATCTAAGCCAAGCAAACGTAGCTCCTAAAAATAGCGTTATCCCTAGAATAAACatgcatttatattttctcAATGGTTGTGTGCCAAATTTGGAATAGTTTGTAATCCTTGTGTTGTCATGTTGCGCAGCGCTCACACCCCAACAAAAAATCGTTTGTTTGCCTGGCACTGGATAAACAAACGCTACGAAACGAAGCCGGAAATATGCTTAAAAGGCCATAAACCAAAATTTAGGAACCCGTAAACGGGAAGGAACTCAGACAGGGGCCAGACATTGGTTTTGGTTGA is from Drosophila melanogaster chromosome 3L and encodes:
- the eIF3l gene encoding eukaryotic translation initiation factor 3 subunit l, with the translated sequence MYGGDEYATNSDYYDDYAHTGDPQLDMEYERNYYAARMPDNVKYFLINFCQAIKEGNLYDIQNMYENTFPQISDHHFDKTAWPEEQEVAAIVDNDKVFLILYKELYYRHIHARIPGGPKLEQRINSFFNYCDFFNLIISAQNPVMLELPDIWLWELVDEFVYQFQNFAQYRARLTEKSQDEIQQLCVNHSNEWSILCILNVLHSLVDISNIKKQLEAISQGVDPQTVAGDFGKLSFYKMLGYFSLVGLLRVHSLLGDYYQAIKVLEPIEIHKKSAYSHIPACQISTSYYVGFAYMMMRRYADAIRTFSDILLYIQRTKQLYSTRSYQNDQINKQAEQMYHLLAICLVLHPQCIDESIQQVLREKNYHDAMFKMQCGDLEVFKSFFVFACPRFVSPCPPAVDAPMDDYVKDPMEHQLQVFMDEVRQQKDLPTTRSYLKLYTTLPLTKLASFIDPNASEDDVSKLLIRLLCFKHKMRNLVWSKGPSGLEGTFKSGSELDFYIDDDMIHIADTKVSHRYGDFFVRKILKFNDLNRKLKNINI
- the CG32099 gene encoding uncharacterized protein; translated protein: MSKHICTRWAFDLGSWRPTLPQLSQAVASIQPEERARLMKFHFIDDFLSSLIGRLFMRKYVSTCSGLPSAEVKFARDVRGKPYWVKGEDYDGPPLSFNVSHQGSLVLLAGIAGESSDPDFGIGTDVMKIEYNGGKPLSEFFGLMKSKFSAEEWSYIGRPHHDEREQVKAFMRHWCLKEAYVKELGVGITVDLQKISFSVDTTRSLETDVSPLIGTSLRCHDQPMDNWHFEEHLLQEDYCAAIAFRNCLPQERGKFKFLQVEELLVKSEDSELEEVISYCQKALLKPYKRS